From a single Columba livia isolate bColLiv1 breed racing homer chromosome 15, bColLiv1.pat.W.v2, whole genome shotgun sequence genomic region:
- the LOC102084789 gene encoding thioredoxin domain-containing protein 11 isoform X2: MGSHQRLAVTKASAARWPFRKKRSVKFPEDFSINLPNLLKFILHHSGFSSSERCTKNAHTETVLQHGHISHLEREIQKLRSEISALPQAQEQLEAQLSEARREQQKLQQQKHALEKQHKTLQLPSEQLQATHDHKNQELLEMAEKLQEVADASENLLKENTLLRFLVASREGKLQSKDQIKESLQSNTF; this comes from the coding sequence GAAGAAACGAAGTGTGAAGTTCCCTGAAGACTTTTCAATTAACCTTCCTAATCTCCTTAAGTTTATTTTGCATCACTCAGGTTTTTCTTCATCAGAGCGCTGTACCAAGAATGCCCACACAGAGACAGTTCTACAGCACGGACACATCTCCCACTTAGAGAGGGAAATCCAGAAGCTGAGATCAGAAATCAGTGCCCTTCCTCaggcccaggagcagctggaagcacagctttctgaagccaggagagagcagcagaaactacagcagcaaaaacatgcactggaaaagcagcacaagACTCTGCAGCTCCCCAGCGAGCAGCTCCAGGCCACACACGACCACAAGAATCAGGAATTGTTAGAAATGGCTGAAAAGCTTCAAGAAGTAGCTGATGCATCAGAAAACCTCCTCAAAGAGAACACTTTACTGAGATTCCTGGTGGCATCGAGGGAAGGGAAGCTACAGAGCAAAGATCAAATTAAAGAATCCCTTCAGTCAAACACTTTCTGA
- the SNN gene encoding stannin, with the protein MSITDHSPTTGVVTVIVILIAIAALGALILGCWCYLRLQRISQSEDEESIVGEGETKEPFLLVQYSAKGPCVERKAKLTPNGTEVHS; encoded by the coding sequence ATGTCTATTACAGATCACAGCCCCACCACTGGTGTGGTGACTGTTATTGTTATTTTGATTGCTATTGCGGCTCTCGGTGCCTTGATACTGGGCTGCTGGTGTTACCTGCGTCTGCAGAGGATCAGCCAGTCTGAAGATGAGGAAAGCATTGTGGGCGAAGGAGAAACCAAAGAGCCCTTTCTTCTGGTGCAGTACTCTGCTAAAGGACCTTGCGTAGAGAGGAAAGCGAAGCTAACTCCAAATGGCACAGAAGTACACAGCTAA